A section of the Labrus bergylta chromosome 21, fLabBer1.1, whole genome shotgun sequence genome encodes:
- the cox6b1 gene encoding cytochrome c oxidase subunit 6B1 isoform X2 encodes MAEDIQTKLKNYRTAPFDARFPNQNQTRNCWSNYLDYHRCQKALDAKGVDTAPCDWYKRVYKSLCPMSWVQKWDDQREEGTFPGKI; translated from the exons ATGGCTGAGGACATTCAAACCAAACTGAAGAATTATCGCACTGCTCCCTTTGACGCCAGATTCCCCAACCAGAACCAGACCAGGAACTGCTGGTCCAATTACCTGG ACTATCACAGATGCCAGAAAGCTCTGGACGCTAAAGGAGTTGACACGGCCCCTTGTGACTGGTACAAACGGGTCTACAAGTCACTCTGCCCCATGTcctgg GTCCAGAAATGGGACGACCAGAGAGAAGAGGGGACCTTCCCTGGGAAAATCTAA
- the cox6b1 gene encoding cytochrome c oxidase subunit 6B1 isoform X1 → MISLHGSQSLSLSLSELESVTATEVKMAEDIQTKLKNYRTAPFDARFPNQNQTRNCWSNYLDYHRCQKALDAKGVDTAPCDWYKRVYKSLCPMSWVQKWDDQREEGTFPGKI, encoded by the exons ATGATAAGTCTGCACGGTTCACAGTCCTTATCACTTTCACTGTCAGAGCTCGAGTCAGTAACCGCAACAGAG GTGAAAATGGCTGAGGACATTCAAACCAAACTGAAGAATTATCGCACTGCTCCCTTTGACGCCAGATTCCCCAACCAGAACCAGACCAGGAACTGCTGGTCCAATTACCTGG ACTATCACAGATGCCAGAAAGCTCTGGACGCTAAAGGAGTTGACACGGCCCCTTGTGACTGGTACAAACGGGTCTACAAGTCACTCTGCCCCATGTcctgg GTCCAGAAATGGGACGACCAGAGAGAAGAGGGGACCTTCCCTGGGAAAATCTAA
- the fam234a gene encoding protein FAM234A, with amino-acid sequence METTGSATEGDPLKRGEDGAESGTATLPTELKKKSCKEAWGLSKLTHWRTGVFFFSLFLCLTVVFAFSFIIPCPVRPQYLLSWNRTFSEAATYDFIAIEDASKDKVMDVLFVIKNTDGSQNNTCADAGLPSPCVFLLAVDGTDGESLWECPLEPEYHWAQCGLDRGKSRTWDCLLSHSDKLTAVDKFTGEVRWQQPQPPGLHCTVPVLSVPDLDGDQVSDVALVAPDSTQTQLVFLSGKTGAQIGSTVSLDSSETANHLLHCTSGGSHYVLVQKDTGVYGLALWRIAAQAEAGMEAGLKKDKHWEENSSATTGFVPVYESDSVKQVLRVGETGNPPNLLIVTGKDVALINGKNLKLLWRFNTSSVLSEPSFGHYNKDNVLDVVLEEDVGNSTKRVLILDGKSGGVLWEVNLLASPNSPRPASIHTANSFSIFVFWGQFPPEPNSTVPVCSERCSYMLHPLYSKVLLESNSSMDHFITFKATLLERGRHAAYILLTGPGTEGAEGTVVLSKRKLKQDVPISTVHRIGTGGSKETNNDIKEAFNRLRFSEW; translated from the exons ATGGAGACCACTGGCAGTGCCACTGAGGGCGACCCTCTGAAGAGGGGCGAGGACGGGGCAGAATCAGGCACTGCAACGTTACCTAcagagctgaagaagaagagttgtAAAGAAGCCTGGGGTTTGTCCAAACTGACCCACTGGAGAACCggagtcttcttcttctccctgttCCTCTGCCTCACAGTAGTGTTCGCCTTCTCCTTCATCATCCCCTGTCCCGTCAGACCGCAGTATCTCCTCAGCTGGAACAGGACATTCTCTGAAGCAG CAACCTATGATTTCATCGCTATTGAAGACGCCAGCAAGGACAAAGTGATGGATGTTCTGTTtgtcataaaaaacacagaCGGCAGTCAGAACAATACATGTGCTGATGCAG GTCTGCCCTCgccgtgtgtgtttctgttggcaGTGGACGGGACAGATGGAGAGAGTCTGTGGGAGTGTCCGCTGGAACCTGAGTACCACTGGGCCCAGTGTGGTCTGGACAGAGGAAAAAGCAGAACCTGGGATTGTCTGCTGTCTCACTCGGACAAACTCACAGCTGTTGACAAATTCACTG GTGAAGTCAGGTGGCAGCAGCCTCAGCCTCCTGGTCTGCACTGTACTGTTCCTGTTCTGAGTGTCCCAGATCTGGATGGGGACCAAGTAAGCGATGTAGCTCTGGTGGCCCCTGACAGCACACAG ACTCAGCTGGTGTTCCTCTCAGGGAAGACAGGTGCACAGATTGGTTCCACGGTGTCACTTGACTCCTCAGAGACAGCTAATCATCTTCTCCATTGCACATCAGGAGGTTCTCACTATGTGCTAGTACAAAAAG ACACTGGTGTGTACGGGCTGGCTCTGTGGAGGATTGCTGCTCAGGCTGAAGCGGGGATGGAGGCGGGCCTGAAGAAGGACAAGCACTGGGAAGAAAACTCCAGTGCAACCACTGGCTTTGTACCCGTCTACGA GTCTGATTCTGTGAAACAAGTGCTCAGAGTTGGAGAAACAGGCAATCCACCCAACCTCCTGATTGTGACCGGGAAGGACGTGGCTTTAATCAATGGAAAGAACTTGAAGTTATTGTGGAGATTTAATACGAGCTCAGTCCTCAG TGAGCCTTCCTTCGGTCACTATAACAAAGACAATGTGCTTGATGTTGTGCTAGAGGAGGATGTCGGAAACAGCACAAAGAGG GTACTAATACTTGATGGAAAGTCTGGTGGTGTGCTGTGGGAGGTCAACCTCCTGGCCAGTCCTAACTCACCAAGACCCGCCTCCATTCACACCGCCAACTCCTtctccatctttgtgttttgggGCCAGTTTCCTCCAGAGCCAAACTCAACT GTACCAGTCTGTAGTGAGCGATGCTCTTACATGCTCCACCCTCTTTATTCCAAAGTCCTCCTCGAGTCCAACAGTTCAATGGACCACTTCATAACATTTAAAG CCACCCTGTTGGAGCGTGGACGCCACGCTGCCTACATCCTCCTGACGGGTCCTGGGACGGAGGGCGCTGAAGGCACCGTGGTTCTCAGCAAGCGGAAGCTGAAGCAGGACGTCCCCATCAGCACAGTGCACCGGATTGGCACTGGTGGAAGCAAAGAGACCAACAATGACATCAAAGAAGCCTTCAACCGTCTGCGCTTCAGCGAGTGGTGA